One genomic window of Plasmodium coatneyi strain Hackeri chromosome 12, complete sequence includes the following:
- a CDS encoding Carbamoyl phosphate synthetase II, translating into MNMYVPKQFGNYKTVGKLILEDDTEFVGYSVGYEGCKDEKATPKRETAKGINSNQVLEKKYLKEDMLFKNSKIENEDYIVTGEVIFNTAMVGYPEALTDPSYFGQILVLTFPSIGNYGVEKVQHDNFGLVTNFESNKIQIQGLVICEYTKHSYHYNSCITLSEWLKLYKVPCIGGIDTRALTKILREKGSMLGKIVIYKNAKNAYKLYKEISLFDPGQIDTIKYVCNHFIRVIKLGKVNYYNNGKSKEGSKGLNDANGYSPEGQENGNSLTNVNGYNYQSLSSFEKMDFNKNSNEHSLLRDKMNLLTSSEENIDHYGGYREYGTNGGKKDAFYNLRGACEYDKYLIDLEENSLFHDGNVDKYGHYDVEVSLQRSGLSETDEYDATHDEATFNLNNDYSTYVKKKLNKEEFLNLVNERKSEKEKIIVIVDCGIKNSIIKNLMKNGKDLPLTYIIVPYYYDYNSIDYDAVLLSNGPGDPKKCDFLIETLKKSLQKNKLIFGICLGNQLLGISLGCETYKMKYGNRGVNQPVIQLVDNKCYITSQNHGYCLKKKSILKRKELAISYVNANDKSIEGITHKNGRFYSVQFHPEGNNGPEDTSFLFKNFLIDMFNKKREFREHIGHNIIYIKKKVLLLGSGGLCIGQAGEFDYSGTQAIKSLKECGIYVILVNPNIATVQTSKGLADKVYFLPVNCEFVEKIIKKEKPDFILCTFGGQTALNCALMLEQKKVLKKNNCLALGTSLESIMITENRSMFAEKLREINEIIAPYGSARNVEQAIEVANKIGYPILVRTTFSLGGLNSSFINNEEELVQKCKEIFLQTDNEIFIDKSLKGWKEIEYELLRDNKNNCIAICNMENIDPLGIHTGDSIVVAPSQTLSNYEYYKFREIALKVITHLNIIGECNIQFGINPKTGEYCIIEVNARLSRSSALASKATGYPLAYISAKIALGYDLISLKNSITKKTTACFEPSLDYITTKIPRWDLNKFEFASKTMNSSMKSVGEVMSIGRTFEESIQKSLRCIDDNYLGFSNTYCIDWDEAKIVDELKNPSPKRIDAIHQAFHLNIPMEKIHELTNIEYWFLHKFYNIFNLQNKLKTLSLEQLSFYDLKYFKKHGFSDKQIAHYLSFNNPKVTEAVVMRYRESLGLHPHIKVIDTLSAEFPALTNYLYLTYQGVEHDVLPLNMKRKKKFPADINGKKGNKAGNGVYPHITTEMQENKAVKHQQLGCDQNVYSETFGNEVDVTVMSAKVDGTVEKNDNMVSSSPIGGSNKEGPSSQLLSKDGKEEKSIGSDETNVFSVKNCTNDVPSSNGLNVSQSAQQAGLDSEHMNGSNANNTSKDGFSKKLQNREALMNNRMDDISNRSSHSTNDQLYLENFNTSDEEMANKNGEAYYMSKKKKNFPDSKGAGNMYYLVDSVYNNEYKMSKMKELINSEHTDSNDSLQGEQRASAMKSGQVGTQFGATSAGEDSISMHAPHYACKGENKLHHEETERERSKGKNSNKKRETKINSNGINVDDKNSDDCFSELSYLRNCTKSSDAENDDIDDDDAFYNGGDDVYTCSTDNGLFDDGVESYNTFSSKESEGSSSIYSENENIFSEKFNDIGFKIIHDRNEKEKEKKKCFIVLGCGCYRIGSSVEFDWSAIHCVKTIRKLNHKAILINCNPETVSTDYDESDRLYFDEITTEVIKFIYNFEKSHGVIIAFGGQTSNNLVFSLYKNSVNILGTSAKSVDCCENRNKFSNLCDSLKIDQPKWNKFTKLSKAIQFANEVKFPVLVRPSYVLSGAAMRVVNCFEELKNFLMKAAIVSKDNPVVISKFIENAKEIEIDCVSKNGKIINYAISEHVENAGVHSGDATLILPAQNIYVETHRKIKKISEKISKSLNISGPFNIQFICHQNEIKIIECNLRASRTFPFISKALNLNFIDLATRILMGYDVKPINISLIDLEYTAVKSPIFSFNRLHGSDCILGVEMKSTGEVACFGLNKYEALLKSLIATGMKLPKKSILISIKNLNNKLAFEEPFQLLFLMGFTIYATEGTYDFYSKFLESFNVTKSSKFHQRLIRVHNKSSENLLPNITDLIMNHKVEMVINITDTLKTKVSSNGYKIRRLASDFQVPLITNMKLSSLFIDSLYRKFSRRKEKKPFYTIKSYDEYISLV; encoded by the exons atgaacatgtaTGTGCCAAAACAGTTTGGGA ATTACAAAACCGTGGGGAAGCTCATTCTCGAAGATGACACCGAGTTTGTAGGATACAGTGTTGGGTACGAAGGATGCAAAGATGAGAAAGCTActccaaaaagggaaaccgCGAAAGGAATTAATTCGAACCAAGTgctagaaaaaaagtacctgAAGGAGGATATGTTATTTAAGAAcagtaaaattgaaaatgaaGATTATATAGTAACGGGAGAAGTTATATTCAACACAGCCATGGTTGGATACCCAGAAGCTTTAACGGACCCAAGTTACTTTGGACAGATCCTCGTATTAACATTCCCATCCATTGGAAATTATGGTGTGGAAAAAGTACAACATGATAATTTTGGCTTGGTGACAAATTTCGAAAGCAATAAAATTCAAATTCAAGGGTTAGTAATATGTGAATATACAAAACATTCGTACCACTACAATTCGTGCATTACATTAAGTGAGTGGCTCAAATTGTATAAGGTGCCCTGCATAGGTGGAATAGATACCAGGGCGTTAACGAAAATTTTGagagaaaagggaagcaTGTTAGGGAAAATtgtaatttataaaaatgcgaaaaatgcatataagctatataaagaaataagCTTATTTGACCCAGGGCAGATCGACACCATCAAGTATGTCTGTAACCACTTTATTCGAGTTATCAAATTGGGGAAAGTAAATTATTACAACAATGGTAAAAGTAAAGAAGGTTCGAAAGGGTTAAATGACGCCAATGGTTATTCCCCCGAAGGGCAGGAAAATGGTAATAGCCTTACCAATGTCAATGGATATAATTACCAAAGTCTTTCTTCATTCGAAAAAATGGactttaataaaaattcaaatgAGCATTCTTTACTAAGGGACAAAATGAACCTTCTCACCTCATCGGAAGAGAATATTGATCATTATGGTGGTTATCGGGAATATGGCACCaatggggggaagaaagaTGCTTTTTATAACCTACGTGGTGCATGCGAATATGACAAATATTTGATAGATTTGGAGGAAAATTCCCTCTTCCACGATGGTAATGTAGATAAGTATGGTCACTACGACGTGGAGGTTAGTCTGCAAAGGAGTGGACTTAGCGAAACAGATGAGTATGACGCCACGCACGATGAGGCAACGTTTAACCTGAATAATGACTACTCCAcgtacgtaaaaaaaaaactgaacaaGGAGGAATTTCTCAATCTAGTGAATGAGAGAAAAtccgagaaggaaaaaattatcgtTATTGTAGATTGCGGTATTAAAAACAGTATAATAAAGAACCtaatgaaaaatgggaaggaccTACCCTTGACGTATATCATTGTGCCGTATTACTACGACTATAACAGTATAGATTACGATGCAGTTTTGCTGTCCAACGGTCCAGGGGATCCCAAAAAATGTGACTTTTTAATTGAAACATTGAAGAAAAGCTTACAAAAGAATAAGCTCATATTTGGCATCTGTTTAGGTAATCAGTTACTGGGAATTTCCCTCGGATGCGAAACgtacaaaatgaagtacGGGAATAGAGGGGTAAACCAACCCGTTATCCAACTGGTAGATAACAAATGTTACATAACATCGCAAAATCATGGGTACtgtttgaagaagaaaagtatattgaaaagaaaggagttAGCCATTAGCTACGTCAACGCTAATGACAAATCGATAGAAGGCATTACCCACAAGAATGGGAGATTCTACAGTGTTCAGTTTCACCCCGAGGGGAATAACGGACCAGAAgatacttctttcctttttaaaaatttcctcatAGATATGTTTAACAAAAAGAGAGAATTTCGAGAACATATCGGACATAACataatttacataaaaaagaaggtgctTCTCCTGGGTAGCGGTGGACTATGTATAGGTCAAGCAGGAGAATTCGATTACTCAGGTACTCAGGCTATTAAAAGTTTGAAAGAATGTGGCATCTATGTAATTTTAGTGAACCCTAATATTGCCACGGTGCAAACGTCCAAGGGGTTAGCAGATaaggtatattttttacccgTGAATTGCGAatttgtggaaaaaattatcaaaaaggaaaaacccGATTTTATATTGTGCACCTTTGGTGGGCAAACCGCCTTAAACTGTGCACTCATGTTGGAGcagaaaaaagttttaaaaaaaaataattgcttAGCGCTGGGTACATCTTTAGAATCCATTATGATAACAGAAAATAGGAGCATGTTCGCAGAAAAGTTGCGAGAAATTAATGAAATTATAGCACCGTATGGAAGTGCTAGAAATGTAGAACAAGCCATTGAAGTGGCTAACAAAATTGGGTACCCCATCTTAGTACGCACGACCTTCTCCCTAGGAGGACTAAACAGTAGCTTCATAAATAACGAAGAGGAATTAGTCCAAAAGTGCAAAGAAATTTTCCTACAAACGGATAATGAAATATTTATCGACAAGTCATTaaaagggtggaaggagaTAGAATACGAATTGTTACGGGATAACAAGAATAATTGTATAGCAATTTGTAACATGGAAAATATAGACCCTTTAGGTATCCACACAGGAGACAGTATCGTCGTTGCTCCGTCTCAGACGCTCAGTAACTATGAATATTATAAGTTTCGCGAAATAGCGCTCAAGGTTATCACACATTTGAACATTATAGGGGAATGTAATATTCAGTTCGGTATTAATCCCAAAACGGGGGAGTACTGCATTATCGAGGTGAATGCTAGACTGAGCAGAAGTTCAGCATTGGCTTCCAAAGCTACAGGGTACCCATTAGCCTACATATCTGCTAAGATAGCTCTTGGGTACGATTTGATCAGCTTAAAAAATAgtatcacaaaaaaaactacTGCTTGTTTTGAGCCTTCCCTTGATTACATTACCACAAAAATTCCCAGGTGGGatttgaacaaatttgaGTTTGCCTCCAAAACGATGAATAGCAGTATGAAAAGTGTAGGCGAAGTTATGTCCATAGGTAGGACCTTCGAAGAATCCATACAGAAATCGCTCAGATGTATAGATGATAACTACCTCGGGTTCAGTAACACCTACTGCATTGATTGGGATGAAGCGAAAATTGTGGATGAGTTGAAGAACCCGTCTCCAAAAAGAATAGATGCAATTCACCAAGCTTTTCATTTGAACATCCCCATGGAAAAAATCCACGAACTGACCAATATAGAGTACTGGtttttgcacaaattttacaacatttttaaccTGCAGAATAAGCTAAAAACCTTATCGTTGGAACAGCTCTCCTTTTATGACTTGAAATATTTTAAGAAGCACGGATTCAGTGACAAGCAAATCGCCCACTACCTCTCCTTTAACAATCCGAAGGTTACTGAAGCGGTTGTGATGAGGTACAGAGAAAGCTTAGGCCTACATCCGCATATTAAAGTTATTGACACCCTATCTGCTGAATTCCCAGCGTTAACTAATTATTTGTATTTGACTTACCAAGGTGTAGAGCATGACGTGTTGCCGCTGAatatgaagaggaagaagaaatttccTGCAGATATTAacgggaaaaaggggaataaggCAGGAAACGGTGTGTACCCCCATATAACTACTGAGATGCAGGAAAACAAAGCGGTGAAACATCAGCAGCTGGGTTGTGATCAGAATGTCTATAGTGAAACGTTTGGAAACGAAGTAGATGTGACTGTCATGAGTGCAAAGGTGGATGGAACTGTAGAGAAAAACGACAACATGGTGAGTTCATCCCCCATCGGAGGTTCTAACAAGGAGGGTCCCTCCAGTCAGCTGCTTAGTAAAGacgggaaggaggaaaaaagcatAGGGTCAGACGAAACGAATGTATTCAGTgtgaaaaattgtacaaatgaTGTTCCCTCCTCAAACGGTCTTAACGTCTCGCAAAGTGCCCAACAAGCTGGGCTAGACAGCGAACACATGAACGGGTCCAATGCAAATAACACAAGCAAAGATGGATTCAGTAAGAAGTTGCAAAATAGAGAAGCACTGATGAACAACAGAATGGACGACATTTCAAACAGAAGTTCGCATTCGACTAATGACCAGTTGTACTTGGAAAATTTCAACACATCGGATGAAGAAATGGCGAACAAGAATGGAGAGGCATACTACAtgtcgaagaagaaaaagaacttcCCAGACAGTAAGGGGGCAGGAAATATGTACTACCTAGTGGACTCCGTATACAATAATGAAtacaaaatgagcaaaatgaaggagttAATTAATAGCGAACATACGGACAGTAATGACAGTCTACAAGGTGAGCAGCGTGCCTCTGCTATGAAATCGGGACAAGTGGGAACACAATTCGGGGCAACGTCAGCGGGTGAAGATTCCATTTCGATGCACGCCCCGCATTATGCGTGTAAAGGGGAGAACAAACTCCATCATGAAGAAAccgaaagggaaagaagcaaaggaaagaatagcaacaaaaaaagagagaccAAAATAAACAGTAATGGTATAAATGTGGATGATAAAAATAGCGACGACTGCTTCTCCGAATTGTCCTACTTGCGAAATTGCACCAAATCGAGCGATGCAGAAAATGACGACattgatgacgatgatgctTTTTACAACGGGGGGGATGATGTGTACACCTGCAGCACAGATAATGGCCTCTTCGATGACGGTGTAGAATCGTATAACACTTTTTCTTCGAAAGAGTCAGAAGGATCGTCGTCCATATATTCCGAAAACGAAAACATTTTTAGCGAAAAATTTAACGATATCGGTTTTAAGATAATTCATGataggaatgaaaaggagaaagaaaaaaaaaaatgttttattgTGTTAGGATGTGGGTGCTATCGAATTGGCAGCTCAGTCGAATTTGACTGGAGTGCAATCCACTGTGTGAAGACGATTAGAAAATTGAACCACAAGGCAATCCTCATAAACTGCAACCCAGAAACGGTCAGTACGGACTACGACGAAAGTGACAGATTGTACTTTGACGAAATTACCACGGAGgttattaaatttatttacaaCTTTGAAAAGAGCCATGGGGTTATAATAGCGTTCGGTGGACAGACATCCAACAATTTGGTATTTAGCTTATACAAAAATAGTGTTAACATTTTAGGAACAAGTGCAAAGAGTGTAGACTGCTGcgaaaatagaaataaattttccAACCTGTGTGATTCCTTAAAAATCGATCAACCCAAGTGGAACAAATTTACCAAACTTTCCAAAGCTATACAATTTGCCAATGAGGTGAAGTTCCCAGTTTTGGTGAGGCCGTCATATGTCCTCTCCGGTGCCGCCATGAGAGTTGTAAACTGctttgaagaattaaaaaattttctcatGAAAGCGGCAATCGTTAGTAAGGACAATCCGGTGGTCATTTCTAAATTTATTGAAAATGCGAAGGAGATAGAAATTGACTGTGTgagcaaaaatgggaaaattataaattatgCCATTTCGGAGCATGTCGAAAATGCAGGAGTGCATTCAGGAGATGCCACTTTGATCCTTCCTGCACAGAATATTTACGTAGAAacacacagaaaaataaaaaaaatttccgaGAAAATATCCAAATCGTTGAACATCTCTGGACCATTTAATATTCAGTTCATTTGCCACcagaatgaaataaaaattatcgAATGTAATTTGAGGGCTTCTCGAACGTTTCCATTCATATCGAAGGCCCTAAATCTGAACTTTATCGATTTGGCTACCAGAATTTTAATGGGTTATGACGTGAAGCCAATTAATATATCCCTCATAGATTTAGAGTATACTGCTGTGAAATCGcctatattttccttcaaccGACTGCACGGGTCTGATTGCATCCTCGGTGTAGAAATGAAGTCCACCGGGGAAGTCGCATGTTTTGGTCTCAACAAATACGAAGCTTTGCTAAAGTCCTTGATAGCCACTGGTATGAAATTGCCCAAAAAATCTATCCTCATAAgtattaaaaatttaaacaacaAGTTAGCCTTTGAAGAACCCTTCCAGTTGCTCTTCCTAATGGGCTTTACAATATATGCAACCGAAGGGACGTACGATTTTTATTCCAAATTTCTGGAATCTTTTAACGTTACCAAGTCGTCGAAATTTCACCAGAGACTTATCCGAGTGCATAACAAGAGCTCAGAGAACCTCCTGCCCAACATTACCGATTTGATCATGAACCACAAGGTAGAAATGGTTATCAACATTACAGATACGCTCAAAACGAAGGTCAGCTCCAACGGATATAAGATAAGACGCCTTGCTTCGGACTTCCAGGTGCCCCTCATAACGAACATGAAGCTGTCCTCGCTGTTTATAGACTCCCTGTACAGGAAGTTCTCTcgcaggaaggagaagaaacccTTCTACACGATTAAGAGCTACGACGAGTATATAAGTTTGGTGTAG
- a CDS encoding Dna-directed rna polymerase alpha chain, whose product MMLFLLLVLAFATASQSHFGLILKSKNPAFLPVHTGYSKDSSARGRSSLLRRYYTKEESGNRKLRNRDIFKFGSFGDDQVSDEDDSNEYEEFDDHDYDNVHDDQLGDDHLINEEAKDDSGLVRFDVFSEGKERTEEGGKLSGEDNPTANGERKDELKDELEEGEDKLEGEDSLWMKSRRQVAGKHRYNVYSDEVTKKDGNEIDLQQADKIDRKKAKLPPYIYEGGKAYEGKSEDYEPEVYDFHTYNKYFDELCKEKKSTIDSYQLNKNQLDESYFDAKKGGPKTFGFKFKQIQPVKYHQGRAYTYFFMHSHEVELSPIFLNAFRRVAIKHLKGGRVTALRIPNMKHEFYCIVGVRENFFDLAQNLRQITFKNVPEDADMDNYITGKFRIKGPMIVVAGHMQLPKGIEIVNKNQYICSVSAGSYLEMDVKIESIEEYVMPEYGSQSRNRDICKDNFIHFSSSCTPVEYFGFMGQRRGINLDTLGEINILEMHTDGSITPKSALLKTIDYISENFQYMENALYNNCHTCDDGSVLEEFRNPEFYMDKDRYTDVPWNKYKTTAEELEDAKKWLYRKDVHRQYDIDPESAQSKQEREILWEKKKKFLKEIDKRREQIKKGPSVSEGEYIPSEERHDCLLDWPVDKSERNMNPPRWVIERPLDKNPHVGHEEIYDEGI is encoded by the exons ATGATGCTATTTCTACTGCTAGTCCTGGCCTTCGCTACTGCTAGTCAATCGCATTTCGGCTTAATACTGAAAAGTAAAAACCCAGCGTTTTTGCCTGTACACACGGGATACTCTAAGG ACAGCAGCGCTAGAGGCAGAAGCAGCCTCCTTAGACGATATTACACAAAAGAGGAATCAGGGAATAGAAAACTTCGCAATAGGGACATTTTCAAGTTCGGCTCATTTGGGGATGATCAGGTAAGCGATGAAGACGATTCGAATGAGTACGAAGAATTTGACGATCATGATTACGACAATGTGCACGACGATCAGTTAGGTGATGACCATTTAATAAATGAGGAGGCAAAGGACGATTCAGGACTTGTTCGGTTCGACGTTTTtagtgaagggaaggaaaggacggaggagggggggaagctGAGTGGGGAAGATAACCCCACTGCAAATGGAGAGAGGAAAGACGAATTGAAAGACGAGttggaagaaggagaagataAGTTAGAGGGGGAAGACTCCCTATGGATGAAGTCCCGCAGACAAGTTGCGGGAAAACATAGATATAATGTATACAGCGACgaagtaacaaaaaaagatggTAACGAAATAGACCTACAACAGGCTGACAAAATAGAtaggaaaaaggcaaagttgCCTCCATACATAtacgaaggaggaaaggcATACGAAGGAAAATCAGAGGACTATGAACCAGAAGTATACGATTTTCATAcgtataataaatatttcgACGAATTAtgtaaggagaaaaagtcAACAATAGATTCTTATCAGTTGAACAAAAATCAGCTGGATGAATCATATTTTGAtgccaaaaaagggggaccgAAAACATTTGGttttaaatttaaacaaattCAGCCTGTAAAATATCATCAAGGAAGAGCATAcacctatttttttatgcattccCATGAAGTAGAATTgtctcccatttttttaaatgccttCAGAAGAGTAGCGATCAAGCATTTAAAAGGAGGCAGAGTTACGGCCTTGAGAATCCCCAATATGAAACACGAATTTTATTGTATAGTTGGAGtaagagaaaatttttttgatttaGCACAGAATTTAAGACAGAtcacttttaaaaatgtgcctGAGGATGCAGATATGGATAATTACATCACAGGGAAGTTTCGGATAAAGGGACCCATGATCGTTGTGGCTGGACATATGCAATTACCAAAAGGGATCGAAATTGTTAACAAAAATCAGTATATCTGTTCCGTGTCCGCTGGAAGCTATCTAGAAATGgatgtaaaaattgaaagcATTGAAGAGTATGTCATGCCAGAATATGGAAGCCAATCACGAAATAGAGACATTTGTAAAGACAATTTTATTCACTTCAGCAGTAGTTGCACGCCTGTGGAATATTTTGGATTTATGGGACAAAGGAGAGGGATCAATTTGGATACCCTTGGCGAAATTAATATTCTTGAAATGCACACGGATGGTTCTATCACCCCCAAAAGTGCCCTATTGAAAACTATTGATTATATATCTGAAAATTTTCAGTACATGGAAAATGCACTATACAATAATTGCCACACATGTGATGATGGATCTGTTCTGGAAGAATTTAGGAACCCAGAATTTTATATGGACAAAGATAGATATACTGACGTGCCatggaataaatataaaacaacTGCGGAGGAATTGGAGGATGCCAAAAAATGGCTTTACAGAAAGGATGTGCATAGGCAATATGATATAGACCCAGAAAGTGCGCAATCAAAACAGGAAAGAGAAATATTatgggagaaaaagaaaaaatttttgaaagaAATTGATAAGAGACGAGAACAAATTAAGAAAGGACCATCTGTATCCGAGGGGGAATATATTCCATCTGAAGAAAGACATGACTGCTTGCTCGATTGGCCCGTGGATAAGTCTGAGAGAAATATGAACCCCCCCAGATGGGTCATTGAACGGCCTCTCGATAAAAATCCTCACGTAGGTCACGAGGAAATTTACGACGAGGGTATTTAG
- a CDS encoding CCAAT-binding transcription factor — protein sequence MEAQENTENINMIKETIFGLPNSVILKIIHNNPNLKKYKVRKEAVTTLGRCLSMFILYITDGALEHCEGDKRSTISVHDILKSLDDSLFLDIHDELKRQVAIQEEIHKKEKADREAKKSAKADTTTAVDNAQGETNEANKQDDLDILLQALE from the coding sequence ATGGAAGCACAAGAAAAcacagaaaatataaatatgatCAAAGAGACCATTTTTGGTTTACCCAACAGCGTAATATTGAAGATAATACATAATAAcccaaatttgaaaaagtacaaagtaaggaaagaagcagtTACCACTTTGGGACGATGTCTGTCcatgttcattttgtacattACGGATGGAGCCTTAGAACATTGCGAAGGTGATAAGAGAAGTACCATTTCCGTTCACGACATTTTAAAGTCGCTAGACGATTCGTTATTTCTGGATATACACGATGAATTGAAGAGACAAGTAGCCATTCAAGAGGAAAttcataaaaaggaaaaggccgACAGGGAGGCTAAGAAATCTGCCAAGGCGGATACAACGACCGCTGTAGATAATGCACAAGGAGAAACGAACGAAGCCAACAAACAGGACGACTTGGACATACTGCTGCAGGCTCTGGAGTga
- a CDS encoding 40S ribosomal protein S27, giving the protein MNVDLLNRDPAEEAKKHKLKRLIPSPNSYFMDVKCPGCLQITTLFSHAQNVVLCGSCNIMLCQPTGGKCKLTEGCSFRKKIE; this is encoded by the exons ATGAATGTCGATCTGTTAAATCGTGACCCAGCTGAAGAGGCCaaaaaacataaattaaaGAGATTAATTCCAAGCCCCAATTCTTATTTTATGGATGTAAAATGCCCAGGATGTCTTCAAATCACCACCTTGTTTAGCCATGCGCAAAATGTTGTTCTGTGTGGAAG CTGTAACATTATGTTGTGCCAACCAACGGGTGGAAAATGCAAATTAACAGAAGGTTGCTcctttaggaaaaaaattgagtaa
- a CDS encoding Adenosinetriphosphatase: MLSLVVPPRKHCFSGFTKSFLLSQANLKRSTFTCRGGKRFFFLRRGFTKLCAHKGGVPIWDARNASYASTTGGINDGGTLSGGSQYERTVGAGAPCAETLPEQLTSSLQLSGKRQPGEDAEPPLCKEEDGDAGRISIEDAEEIDKDAKRSLLEVFKYKQFTDVQKIIYENVIREKKTNDLLVQAKTGTGKTISYLLLAINDIERNRIMSVHTLIIVPTRELANQIYNEAKLLLTFKNNINVLTLIGGIKRREDQINLRRIKPDIVICTVGRLLDHFECTYLFNTLFDNLKMLIIDEADQLLSLGYENDINRILTYLPKNRRNFLFSATLSHNLDEIRQKMCKPDYMFLNCVKDPSKHTNEQLKQYVIFHKAVDTTVILYNLLMEHMRLNQFTYKILVFFPTARATCFYANFFKTQLKISVYEIHRKKEPTQRQITANRFAVESVGILFTSDISSRGINYPDVTLIIQVNCAISREQYIHRVGRTARSNKKGTAILLLNEADELFYQQVKDLNIEVLNPNDYLLKNVNVSNYLSSWMSNTQLLYLAYAYYSSLLRFYKTKYATLKLSDDEIIDVVNNALLSTGLVEQPHISSKLAITLNMQNNARLKIRKDIDDLLL, translated from the coding sequence atgctcagTTTAGTTGTCCCCCCGCGGAAACACTGCTTCAGCGGATTCACGAAATCGTTTTTGCTCAGCCAGGCAAATTTGAAGCGTTCCACATTTACCTGCAGAGGTGGCAaacgttttttcttcttgagAAGGGGCTTCACAAAgctgtgtgcacataaaGGGGGTGTCCCCATTTGGGATGCTAGGAACGCTTCCTACGCGTCCACAACAGGTGGCATTAACGATGGGGGCACATTAAGCGGGGGGTCGCAGTATGAGCGTACAGTAGGTGCAGGAGCGCCCTGTGCAGAGACCCTCCCCGAGCAGCTTACCTCCTCCCTGCAACTAAGTGGAAAGCGACAACCGGGGGAGGATGCAGAACCCCCTCTCTGCAAAGAGGAAGACGGAGATGCAGGCAGGATCAGCATTGAAGACGCAGAAGAAATTGACAAAGACGCAAAGAGGAGCCTCCTGGAAGTTTTCAAATACAAGCAATTCACagatgtgcaaaaaataatatacgaaaatgtaataagagaaaaaaaaacaaatgaccTACTCGTTCAGGCAAAAACTGGCACAGGGAAAACCATCTCCTACCTACTTCTAGCAATAAATGACATAGAAAGGAACAGAATTATGAGTGTCCACACACTTATAATAGTGCCCACGAGAGAACTGGCAAATCAAATTTATAACGAAGCAAAGTTGCTCTTaacctttaaaaataatatcaaCGTGTTAACCCTAATtggaggaataaaaagaagagaagaccAAATAAATCTGAGAAGAATAAAACCAGACATAGTTATCTGCAcagtaggaaggttgttggaCCACTTTGAATGTACATACTTATTTAACACCTTGTTTGATAATTTGAAAATGCTAATCATTGATGAAGCAGACCAGCTGCTAAGTTTAGGCTACGAAAATGATATAAACAGAATACTAACCTATTTGCCAAAGAACAGACGAAACTTCCTCTTCTCAGCAACGTTAAGTCATAATTTAGATGAAATAAGACAGAAAATGTGCAAACCAGACTATATGTTCCTAAACTGTGTAAAGGACCCTTCAAAGCATACGAACGAACAGCTAAAGCAGTATGTCATATTTCACAAAGCAGTTGATACGACTGTTATCCTGTATAATTTACTGATGGAGCATATGAGGTTAAATCAGTTCACATACAAAATATTGGTGTTCTTTCCAACTGCTAGAGCTACGTGCTtttatgcaaatttttttaaaactcaACTAAAAATTTCAGTTTACGAaattcacagaaaaaaagaacccaCTCAAAGACAAATAACAGCTAACCGATTTGCTGTAGAATCCGTGGGAATATTATTCACCTCAGATATAAGTTCCAGAGGAATTAACTACCCTGATGTAACCCTAATTATTCAAGTAAATTGCGCCATTTCGAGGGAGCAATATATACATCGCGTTGGTAGAACCGCCAGaagcaacaaaaaaggaacggCCATTCTACTACTTAACGAAGCAGATGAATTGTTCTATCAACAGGTGAAAGATCTAAATATTGAGGTCTTAAATCCAAATgattatttattaaaaaatgttaacgTGTCGAATTATCTGAGCAGTTGGATGTCCAACACGCAGCTCCTTTACTTGGCCTATGCGTACTATTCATCCCTCCTCCGATTTTACAAAACGAAATATGCTACGCTTAAACTATCGGATGATGAAATTATTGACGTCGTTAATAATGCTTTGCTTTCTACCGGGCTGGTTGAGCAACCCCACATTTCGAGTAAGCTCGCCATAACGTTAAATATGCAAAATAATGCCAGGCTCAAAATTAGGAAAGACATCGACGATTTGCTGCTTTAG